A stretch of Faecalibacterium duncaniae DNA encodes these proteins:
- a CDS encoding type II toxin-antitoxin system RelB/DinJ family antitoxin has protein sequence MANAVNVNFRMDPDLKRSMEEVCAEMGLSMTTAFTIFAKKVSREHRIPFEVSADPFYSESNINHLRQIVHDIDTGKAKLTEHDLIEVD, from the coding sequence ATGGCAAATGCAGTCAATGTGAACTTCCGGATGGATCCAGACCTGAAACGCAGCATGGAAGAGGTTTGCGCCGAGATGGGACTTTCTATGACAACGGCATTCACGATTTTCGCCAAAAAAGTTTCCCGGGAGCACCGCATTCCCTTTGAGGTTTCCGCCGACCCGTTCTACTCGGAAAGCAACATCAATCATCTCCGCCAGATCGTCCACGACATCGATACCGGAAAAGCCAAGCTCACTGAGCACGATTTGATCGAGGTAGATTAA
- the deoD gene encoding purine-nucleoside phosphorylase, with amino-acid sequence MATPHISAEKGDFAKTVLMPGDPLRAKFIADTFLKDVRQVTGVRGMLGFTGTYEGRPISVMGSGMGMPSIGIYSYELYKFYDVDNIIRIGSAGSYTDKAKLFDVVLAAGAVSESNYARVQSGFEGDLTLPSQTLNDKLRASAAKQGIPLIEGNIHSSDVFYRQPSDEKPTYWEKLRDERGCLCVEMESFALFANAQVLGKNAACLLTISDSFVSPEITTAEQRQTSFTNMMKVALGAEY; translated from the coding sequence ATGGCAACACCCCACATCAGCGCTGAAAAAGGCGATTTCGCAAAGACCGTCCTGATGCCCGGCGATCCGCTGCGGGCAAAGTTCATCGCGGATACCTTCCTCAAGGATGTCCGCCAGGTCACCGGTGTCCGTGGAATGCTGGGCTTTACCGGCACCTATGAGGGCCGCCCCATCAGTGTGATGGGCAGCGGCATGGGAATGCCCTCCATCGGCATCTACTCCTACGAGCTGTACAAGTTCTACGATGTGGACAATATCATCCGCATCGGCTCTGCCGGCAGCTACACCGACAAAGCCAAGCTGTTTGATGTGGTGCTGGCCGCCGGTGCCGTGAGCGAGAGCAATTATGCCCGGGTCCAGAGCGGTTTTGAGGGGGATCTCACCCTGCCCAGCCAGACCCTGAACGACAAGCTGCGCGCTTCCGCCGCAAAGCAGGGCATCCCCCTGATCGAGGGCAACATCCATTCCTCCGATGTGTTCTATCGCCAGCCCTCCGATGAAAAGCCCACCTACTGGGAAAAGCTGCGGGATGAGCGCGGCTGCCTGTGTGTGGAGATGGAGAGCTTTGCCCTCTTCGCCAACGCTCAGGTTCTGGGCAAGAACGCCGCCTGCCTGCTGACCATCTCCGACAGCTTTGTCTCCCCGGAGATCACCACCGCCGAGCAGCGTCAGACCAGCTTCACCAACATGATGAAGGTCGCACTGGGCGCGGAGTACTAA
- a CDS encoding M23 family metallopeptidase gives MIEEKTKEPQSQAPAAPVKGREKLRSFWAKVQISGLLRRHRFRRKTQRHMNDVAKKLRASAVVLAVGEAFYALGFAAEYMVVRTGRGIAAVARRLARWCRNARHTIIATAFPGAAQMFKDLLAPLYLFFKGLGAVAAHANVVRRERGFGASVKAAGRYFVGGLKRNLSLLPRTAMYILPLCMLAVFVTVWNRTMAQPYALAVQVNGQTVGYVANEEVFNLAKEDVMQRINYAGSDKTELTIEPTYTISVTHKTMDESETANAILQSASDQISEGTALYLDGELTAVCSDGDTLRSYLESLLAPYEDQTDENISVGFNKNVTLEDGIYFNDSFEDDNSIENMLTGVQQQEKIYTVMAGDTLWDIAQKNDLTFRELCALNTNFKGAPLTENSNIQEGDQLIVTKQEALLEVRITKVETREEEIPFGTETTQSNEYTKGTTKTLQEGQNGLRRVTMQNVYDTNGVLLEQTILSTETIREPVNKKVVVGTKKVTKYGAAAYIGGSGQFIWPVPGYRYCSRWYGSGHKGVDICASAGTPIYASAGGTVTKAGYNKAGAGTGYGYSVIISHSGGYTTVYAHCLSLAVSAGQTVRQGQLIGYVGSTGRSSGNHCHFEIRRNGSYIAPQSVFPGKR, from the coding sequence TTGATCGAAGAAAAAACAAAGGAGCCGCAGAGCCAGGCTCCTGCAGCGCCGGTGAAGGGCAGAGAAAAACTGCGAAGCTTCTGGGCAAAGGTCCAGATCTCCGGCCTGCTGCGGCGGCACCGTTTCCGCCGCAAAACGCAGCGGCACATGAATGATGTGGCCAAAAAGCTGCGGGCCAGTGCCGTGGTGCTGGCAGTTGGCGAGGCATTTTATGCACTGGGCTTTGCGGCAGAGTACATGGTGGTGCGCACAGGGCGCGGCATTGCTGCCGTGGCCCGCAGACTGGCCCGCTGGTGCAGGAATGCCCGGCATACCATCATTGCAACAGCCTTTCCCGGTGCGGCGCAGATGTTCAAGGATCTGCTGGCACCGCTTTACCTGTTTTTCAAGGGCCTCGGCGCTGTGGCGGCCCACGCCAACGTTGTGCGCCGGGAGCGGGGCTTTGGTGCTTCCGTAAAAGCGGCCGGGCGCTATTTTGTGGGCGGGCTCAAGCGCAACCTGAGCCTGCTGCCCCGGACAGCAATGTACATCCTGCCCCTGTGTATGCTGGCCGTGTTCGTCACGGTCTGGAACAGGACGATGGCCCAGCCCTATGCGCTGGCTGTGCAGGTGAACGGCCAGACCGTTGGCTATGTGGCCAATGAGGAAGTGTTCAACCTCGCAAAAGAGGATGTGATGCAGCGCATCAACTACGCCGGTTCGGACAAGACCGAGTTGACCATCGAGCCGACCTATACCATCTCCGTGACCCACAAGACCATGGACGAGAGCGAGACGGCAAACGCCATTCTGCAGAGCGCCAGTGATCAGATCAGTGAGGGCACCGCCCTGTATCTGGATGGGGAGCTGACGGCAGTCTGCTCCGATGGTGACACCCTGCGCAGCTATCTGGAGAGCCTGCTGGCCCCCTACGAGGATCAGACGGACGAGAATATCAGCGTGGGCTTTAACAAAAATGTGACGCTGGAAGATGGAATCTACTTCAACGACAGCTTTGAGGATGACAATTCCATCGAGAATATGCTGACCGGCGTGCAGCAGCAGGAGAAGATCTACACGGTCATGGCGGGCGATACCCTGTGGGACATTGCCCAGAAGAACGACCTGACCTTCCGGGAGCTGTGTGCCCTGAATACGAATTTCAAGGGTGCTCCCCTGACCGAGAACTCCAATATCCAGGAGGGCGACCAGCTGATCGTGACCAAGCAGGAGGCTCTGCTGGAAGTCCGCATTACCAAGGTGGAGACGCGGGAGGAGGAAATCCCCTTCGGCACCGAGACCACCCAGTCCAACGAGTACACCAAGGGTACCACCAAGACCCTGCAGGAGGGCCAGAACGGCCTGCGCCGCGTCACCATGCAGAACGTCTATGATACCAATGGCGTGCTGCTGGAGCAGACCATCCTTTCCACTGAGACCATCCGTGAGCCGGTGAACAAAAAGGTGGTCGTTGGCACCAAGAAGGTCACGAAGTACGGTGCGGCGGCATACATCGGCGGCAGCGGTCAGTTCATCTGGCCTGTGCCGGGCTACCGCTACTGCTCACGTTGGTATGGCAGCGGCCATAAGGGCGTGGATATCTGTGCCTCTGCCGGTACGCCCATCTATGCATCGGCGGGCGGCACCGTGACCAAGGCGGGTTATAACAAGGCCGGTGCCGGTACGGGCTATGGTTATTCTGTGATCATCAGCCACTCCGGCGGCTATACCACGGTCTATGCCCACTGCCTGTCTCTGGCGGTCAGTGCGGGCCAGACCGTGCGGCAGGGTCAGCTCATCGGCTATGTGGGCAGCACGGGCCGCTCTTCCGGCAACCACTGCCACTTCGAGATCCGCCGCAACGGCTCGTACATCGCACCGCAGAGCGTGTTCCCCGGAAAGCGATAA
- a CDS encoding RluA family pseudouridine synthase, with the protein MQLLFNVPLEADGVLLRGFLRRCAVSTELARAVKFHGSGFFADDAPILANRRVQAGQTIRFALPADGSGVEPQPEIPVRVVYEDAFAVVLEKPPHLAVHPTLNYPRDTLANGYAAWAVAHGESPVFRPVNRIDKDTSGLVLAAKNGYAAPLLAEGVEKLYYAIVEGELPLGPGVIDAPIGRRGDSIIGRCVTPEGKPSRTEYTILRAAQGLSLAACVPVTGRTHQIRAHFASIGHPLAGDDLYGGHRDRIARQALHCARQSFRVPAYTEVPGGIRLETPVGEHARTIAVESPLPEDMRALLDAEI; encoded by the coding sequence ATGCAGCTGCTTTTCAATGTCCCACTCGAAGCCGATGGCGTGCTGCTGCGCGGCTTTCTGCGCCGGTGTGCCGTCTCCACAGAGCTGGCCCGGGCGGTCAAATTCCATGGCAGCGGCTTTTTTGCAGACGATGCGCCCATTCTGGCCAACCGCCGCGTGCAGGCGGGGCAGACCATCCGCTTTGCGCTGCCCGCCGACGGCTCCGGCGTGGAGCCGCAGCCTGAGATCCCGGTCAGGGTCGTATACGAGGATGCTTTTGCCGTGGTGCTGGAAAAACCGCCCCATCTGGCGGTCCACCCCACACTGAACTACCCTCGGGATACCCTGGCCAACGGCTATGCCGCCTGGGCGGTTGCCCACGGCGAAAGCCCGGTGTTCCGCCCGGTGAACCGGATTGATAAAGACACCAGCGGGCTGGTGCTGGCCGCAAAAAACGGCTATGCCGCGCCCCTGCTGGCCGAGGGCGTGGAGAAACTCTACTATGCCATCGTGGAGGGTGAACTGCCCCTTGGCCCCGGGGTCATCGATGCCCCCATTGGCCGGAGAGGGGACAGCATCATCGGGCGGTGCGTGACCCCCGAGGGCAAGCCCAGCCGCACCGAGTATACCATATTAAGGGCAGCGCAGGGCCTGAGCCTTGCCGCCTGTGTTCCCGTGACGGGCCGCACCCATCAGATCCGGGCGCACTTTGCATCCATCGGCCACCCGCTGGCTGGGGACGACCTTTACGGCGGGCACCGTGACCGCATTGCCCGGCAGGCACTCCATTGCGCCCGGCAGAGTTTCCGGGTGCCGGCTTACACCGAGGTGCCCGGCGGCATCCGGTTGGAAACGCCGGTGGGGGAACACGCCCGCACCATTGCAGTGGAGAGCCCCCTGCCCGAGGATATGCGGGCATTGCTGGATGCTGAAATATGA
- a CDS encoding NAD(+) synthase, translated as MKDGFLKAAALSPALRVADCAYNTRQILTELRAAAARGVKLAVFPEFCLTGYTCGDLFLQRTLQQGALTGLQELLDASRELDTVVLMGLPLMVRGKLYNCAAVFCRGQLLGLVPKTYLPNYGEFYEKRQFTPGSTEVEWVNVCGQDVPFGTSLLFRCRQMPSFVLGVELCEDLWSALPPSTFHALAGATVIANLSASDETVGKAEYRRALVENQSARLLCGYLYASAGHGESTQDMVFAGHDLIAENGTLLAEVKPFAGGPAETELDCQRMESERARNTSFEPSTEGYQTVEFDLALTDTVLTRWVDPTPFIPHNEQLRAERCELILKMQADGLAKRLEHARAKTAVIGISGGLDSCLALLVAVRAMKQLGRPTTDVLAVTMPCFGTTKRTRSNAEILCDELHVSFTEIDIAATVHSHFRDIGQDESVLDVTYENGQARVRTLELMDTANRTGGLVVGTGDLSELALGWATYNGDHMSMYGVNAGVPKTLVRHLVRYEADIAATPALKEVLLDILDTPVSPELLPAKDNGEIAQRTEDLVGPYELHDFYLYYVLRFGFGPAKIFRLARAAFAGREEYPDAVLYKWLRNFYWRFFAQQFKRSCLPDGPKIGSVTLSPRGDWRMPSDACAALWLAELEQLFPQKDA; from the coding sequence ATGAAAGATGGTTTTTTGAAAGCAGCAGCCCTCTCGCCCGCGCTTCGGGTGGCGGACTGCGCCTACAACACCCGGCAGATCCTCACGGAGCTGCGTGCCGCCGCCGCCCGCGGCGTGAAGCTGGCCGTGTTCCCTGAGTTCTGCCTGACCGGCTATACCTGCGGCGACCTGTTTTTGCAGCGCACCCTGCAGCAGGGAGCCCTGACCGGCCTGCAGGAGCTGCTGGATGCCAGCCGGGAGCTGGACACCGTGGTCCTTATGGGCCTGCCCCTGATGGTGCGGGGCAAGCTGTACAACTGCGCTGCCGTGTTCTGCCGTGGGCAGCTGCTGGGTCTGGTTCCCAAAACGTACCTGCCCAACTACGGCGAGTTCTATGAAAAGCGGCAGTTCACCCCCGGTTCCACCGAGGTGGAGTGGGTGAATGTCTGCGGGCAGGATGTCCCCTTTGGCACCTCCCTGCTCTTCCGCTGCCGCCAGATGCCCAGCTTTGTGCTGGGCGTGGAGCTCTGCGAGGACCTGTGGAGCGCCCTGCCGCCCTCCACCTTCCACGCACTGGCAGGCGCTACCGTCATCGCCAATCTTTCGGCCAGCGATGAAACGGTAGGCAAGGCCGAGTACCGCCGGGCACTGGTGGAAAACCAGTCTGCCCGCCTGCTCTGCGGCTACCTGTACGCCTCGGCAGGCCACGGCGAGAGCACCCAGGACATGGTGTTCGCAGGCCACGACCTGATCGCCGAAAACGGCACCCTGCTGGCCGAGGTGAAGCCCTTTGCAGGCGGCCCTGCCGAGACGGAGCTGGACTGCCAGCGGATGGAATCGGAGCGGGCACGCAACACCAGCTTTGAGCCCAGCACTGAGGGCTACCAGACCGTGGAGTTCGACCTGGCCCTGACCGACACCGTGCTGACCCGCTGGGTAGACCCCACCCCCTTTATCCCCCACAACGAGCAGCTGCGTGCCGAGCGCTGTGAGCTGATTTTGAAGATGCAGGCCGACGGCCTGGCCAAGCGTCTTGAGCACGCCCGCGCCAAAACAGCCGTCATCGGCATTTCGGGCGGTCTGGACAGCTGCCTTGCCCTGCTGGTGGCTGTCCGCGCCATGAAGCAGCTGGGCCGCCCCACCACCGATGTGCTGGCCGTGACCATGCCCTGCTTTGGCACCACCAAGCGCACCCGCAGCAATGCAGAGATCCTCTGTGACGAGCTGCACGTCAGCTTTACCGAGATCGACATTGCCGCCACGGTACACAGCCACTTCCGGGACATCGGCCAGGACGAGAGCGTGCTGGACGTGACCTACGAGAACGGCCAGGCCCGCGTGCGTACGCTGGAACTGATGGACACTGCCAACCGCACCGGCGGCCTGGTGGTGGGCACCGGCGACCTTTCCGAGCTGGCCCTGGGCTGGGCCACCTACAACGGCGACCATATGAGCATGTACGGCGTGAACGCAGGCGTGCCCAAAACGCTGGTACGCCACCTTGTCCGGTACGAAGCCGACATTGCCGCCACCCCGGCCCTGAAAGAGGTGCTGCTGGACATCCTCGACACCCCTGTGTCCCCCGAGCTGCTGCCCGCCAAGGACAACGGCGAGATCGCACAGCGCACCGAGGATCTGGTGGGCCCCTATGAACTGCACGACTTCTACCTTTATTATGTGCTCCGCTTCGGCTTTGGCCCGGCAAAGATCTTCCGGCTTGCCAGGGCAGCCTTTGCGGGCCGGGAGGAATACCCGGACGCGGTGCTTTACAAATGGCTGCGCAACTTCTACTGGCGGTTCTTTGCCCAGCAGTTCAAGCGCAGCTGCCTGCCCGACGGACCCAAGATCGGCAGCGTGACCCTCTCGCCGCGCGGGGACTGGCGGATGCCCAGCGATGCCTGCGCCGCCCTGTGGCTGGCCGAGCTGGAACAGCTGTTCCCCCAGAAGGATGCCTGA
- a CDS encoding NusG domain II-containing protein: protein MKQKKNLWVNLLFAAVVLVIAGVLFYLRSAGQSGSTLGAELIYGDANTVQKLSLDRDAVYDINTGYLTVHIEVKDGAARFIDSPCPDHICESFGWISQEDQTATCLPARAVLTIVPLA from the coding sequence ATGAAGCAGAAAAAAAATCTCTGGGTCAATTTACTGTTCGCCGCTGTTGTTCTGGTGATCGCGGGGGTGCTTTTTTACCTCCGCAGTGCCGGGCAGAGCGGCAGCACCCTGGGCGCGGAGCTGATCTACGGCGATGCGAACACGGTGCAGAAGCTCTCTCTGGACAGGGATGCCGTCTATGACATCAACACCGGCTATCTGACGGTGCACATCGAGGTCAAGGACGGCGCGGCACGGTTCATTGATTCCCCCTGCCCTGACCACATCTGCGAAAGCTTTGGCTGGATCTCGCAGGAGGATCAGACGGCCACCTGCCTGCCGGCACGGGCCGTTCTGACCATCGTGCCCCTTGCCTGA
- a CDS encoding LCP family protein, whose product MFDETSRSHTDDDSTRHIHRGHRPPEEKTVEVDSAAFFAPETAAPTPPPAPPKPPKHTGGLAPESKPPRRKPDADTGAANPKRGTVLLIVQAILSIAAFFQLCRTQMLPALYLVIIAALLVLFWLLVKRCQEYSAPRKVSRVFSVFLCAFLALGCVWAQQGLSALDNVTSGLVTGTEANKITKEPFVVYLSGVDNRGELTEKARSDVNIIAVVNPSTKRVALINTPRDYYVDLAGTNSKDKLTHAGLYGVETSMATLGNLYGVNVDQYLRINFAGFISIIDAVGGVDVYSDQAFTSVGSPGYYDPTTFAEGWNHLDGKSALAFARERHAFASGDIQRGINQMKVIDAMMNKIKSPTVLMSFSKLMDAVSDCFVTSLSQEQISALVRMQLASLSDWDIQSYTVTGTSGKSSQCYSAKGQSLYVMKPDENSVNQAKELIASVLGGEGTVSDTQQTPEKTEVFTPTADPNAGTSVEESPDSVIVEEPAESVPAEQPADEQPAEPTPEAPAESEASTEAPAESEASSESTGGAETPSISLPTQEQVESAANSLHQAASTVLDALFGSSSSGE is encoded by the coding sequence ATGTTTGATGAAACTTCCCGTTCCCACACGGACGATGACAGCACCCGGCACATCCACCGGGGCCACCGCCCGCCGGAAGAAAAGACTGTGGAGGTGGACAGCGCGGCCTTTTTTGCGCCGGAAACTGCCGCTCCCACCCCGCCGCCTGCACCGCCCAAGCCGCCGAAGCATACCGGCGGGCTTGCCCCGGAGTCAAAGCCGCCCCGCCGCAAACCGGATGCGGACACCGGCGCGGCCAACCCGAAACGAGGTACTGTTTTGCTGATCGTACAAGCCATTCTGAGCATTGCGGCCTTCTTCCAGCTCTGTCGCACCCAGATGCTGCCCGCACTGTATCTTGTCATCATTGCGGCGCTGCTGGTGCTGTTCTGGCTGCTGGTCAAGCGCTGCCAGGAGTACAGCGCCCCCCGCAAGGTATCCCGGGTGTTCTCGGTGTTCCTATGCGCCTTTCTGGCGCTGGGCTGTGTCTGGGCTCAGCAGGGCCTGAGTGCACTGGATAACGTGACCTCCGGCCTTGTCACCGGCACCGAGGCCAACAAGATCACCAAGGAGCCCTTTGTGGTCTACCTGAGCGGCGTGGACAACCGCGGCGAATTGACCGAAAAGGCCCGCAGCGATGTGAACATCATTGCCGTGGTCAACCCCTCCACCAAACGGGTGGCGCTCATCAACACTCCCCGCGATTACTATGTTGATCTGGCGGGCACCAACAGCAAGGACAAGCTGACTCATGCCGGTCTGTACGGCGTGGAGACCAGCATGGCAACCCTGGGCAACCTGTACGGGGTCAATGTGGACCAATACCTCCGCATCAACTTTGCGGGCTTCATCAGCATCATCGATGCCGTGGGCGGCGTGGATGTCTACTCCGATCAGGCGTTCACCTCGGTGGGCAGCCCCGGCTATTATGATCCCACCACCTTTGCCGAGGGCTGGAACCATCTGGACGGCAAGAGCGCTCTGGCCTTTGCCCGTGAGCGCCATGCCTTTGCCTCCGGCGATATCCAGCGCGGCATCAACCAGATGAAAGTCATCGATGCCATGATGAACAAGATCAAATCTCCCACTGTGCTGATGAGTTTTTCCAAGCTGATGGATGCTGTGTCCGACTGCTTTGTGACCAGCCTTTCTCAGGAGCAGATCTCCGCACTGGTGCGGATGCAGCTGGCAAGCCTGTCTGACTGGGACATCCAGAGCTATACCGTGACCGGCACCAGCGGCAAGAGCTCCCAGTGCTACTCCGCAAAGGGTCAGAGCCTCTATGTGATGAAGCCGGATGAGAACTCCGTCAACCAGGCCAAGGAGCTGATCGCATCCGTTCTGGGCGGTGAAGGCACCGTGAGCGATACCCAGCAGACCCCCGAAAAGACCGAGGTATTCACCCCCACGGCTGACCCCAACGCGGGCACCTCTGTGGAGGAATCGCCCGACAGCGTCATTGTGGAGGAACCTGCCGAGAGCGTGCCTGCGGAACAGCCTGCCGATGAGCAGCCCGCAGAACCCACCCCCGAAGCGCCTGCCGAGAGCGAGGCTTCCACCGAAGCACCTGCCGAGAGTGAAGCCAGCAGTGAATCCACCGGCGGAGCAGAAACACCTTCTATCTCTCTGCCCACGCAGGAGCAGGTGGAATCTGCTGCCAACTCCCTGCATCAGGCCGCTTCCACCGTGCTGGATGCCCTGTTCGGTTCCAGCAGCAGCGGAGAATAA
- a CDS encoding phosphopentomutase: MEKRVFLIVLDSFGIGAEPDAAAFGDEGTNTLGAIAGHPNFNCPNLKKLGLFNIDGVTAGEKTDAPAGAFARLQEQSMGKDTTIGHWEIAGVVSPNPLPTFPNGFPEELIQEFEAKTGHKVLCNLPYSGTEVLKDYGEQAMKENALIVYTSADSVFQVAAHEELVPVHELYRYCEIAREMLKGAYGVGRVIARPFLGSSAETFYRTTNRHDLSLKPPRATMLDLLKEAGRDVIAVGKIFDIFDGQGVTEKIKTTGNTNGIAFTKALQTRDFEGLAFVNLVDFDMLYGHRRDVPGYAAAATEFDRFLADFIPGMREGDLLMITADHGCDPSYTKTTDHTREYVPYLVCGKGVKPGVDLGTRLCFGTIAQTVCEYLGVDASSLDGHSVLQEILK; this comes from the coding sequence ATGGAAAAGCGTGTATTTTTGATCGTGCTGGACAGCTTTGGCATCGGCGCGGAGCCGGATGCAGCCGCCTTTGGCGACGAGGGCACCAACACGCTGGGGGCCATTGCAGGGCATCCCAATTTCAACTGCCCCAACCTGAAAAAGCTGGGCCTGTTCAACATTGACGGTGTGACCGCGGGCGAAAAGACCGACGCGCCCGCCGGTGCCTTTGCCCGCCTGCAGGAGCAGAGCATGGGCAAGGATACCACCATCGGCCACTGGGAGATCGCCGGTGTGGTCAGCCCGAACCCGCTGCCCACCTTCCCCAACGGCTTCCCGGAGGAGCTCATTCAGGAGTTTGAGGCAAAAACCGGCCACAAAGTCCTCTGCAATCTGCCTTATTCCGGCACCGAGGTGCTGAAGGACTACGGCGAGCAGGCCATGAAGGAAAATGCCCTCATCGTCTACACCAGCGCAGACAGCGTGTTCCAGGTGGCTGCCCACGAGGAGCTGGTGCCTGTGCACGAGCTCTACCGCTACTGCGAGATCGCCCGTGAGATGCTGAAGGGCGCGTACGGCGTGGGCCGCGTCATCGCCCGGCCCTTCCTGGGCAGCAGCGCCGAGACCTTCTACCGCACCACCAACCGCCACGACCTGAGCCTGAAGCCGCCCCGTGCCACCATGCTCGACCTGCTGAAGGAGGCCGGCAGGGATGTTATCGCCGTGGGCAAGATCTTTGATATCTTTGACGGACAGGGCGTGACCGAAAAGATCAAGACCACCGGCAACACCAATGGCATCGCCTTCACCAAGGCATTGCAGACCCGGGATTTCGAGGGTCTGGCCTTTGTGAATCTGGTGGATTTTGATATGCTCTACGGCCACCGCCGCGACGTGCCCGGCTATGCCGCCGCCGCCACCGAGTTTGACCGCTTCCTGGCCGACTTCATCCCCGGGATGCGGGAGGGCGACCTGCTGATGATTACCGCCGACCACGGCTGCGACCCCTCCTACACCAAGACCACCGACCATACCCGCGAGTATGTGCCGTATCTGGTCTGCGGCAAGGGCGTGAAGCCCGGTGTGGATCTGGGCACCCGGCTCTGCTTTGGCACCATTGCACAGACCGTGTGTGAATATCTGGGTGTGGATGCTTCCAGCCTGGACGGCCACAGCGTGCTGCAGGAGATCCTGAAGTAA
- the pyk gene encoding pyruvate kinase yields the protein MRKTKIICTLGPSTDKGDVLRDLIANGMNVARFNFSHGSYEEHGGRLAKLKALREELGKPVAALLDTKGPEIRLKEFKNGVEMLEAGQTFTLTTREVEGTKEICSVTYKDLPQDVQPGGTIMLDDGLIMLHIEQVTDTDIICTVLNSGKIKTKKGVNVPGVHLSMPYLSQKDREDIIFGVQNGFDFIAASFVRTAQDVYDIRNLLNEYDSNIRIIAKIENREGVNNIDSILSAADAVMVARGDLGVEIDFTELPGIQKDIIDRSFSFGKPIVTATQMLDSMMVNPRPTRAEISDVANAIYDGTSAIMLSGETAAGDYPVEALKTMSAIAERTENEEHYRSQRHAEIQISVSDATAHAACLTAKDVNAAAIVTVSESGNTARLLSKYRPKQPIIACVMDEQVQRQLSLSWGITSLLMGPAHSTDELIEMSTALAEKNGYLHNGELAVVTAGVPVGVSGTTNMIKIHMVGNCLATGVGVGRGKTDLVSASGKACVCRTLEEVKAKFRPGMVLVVPSTTNEMLGYVRDAAALVVEEPGLNSHAAIVGNSLLKPTIVGAAGACSHIRDGLDIAVDCAHGSVQRLQA from the coding sequence ATGAGAAAAACGAAGATCATCTGCACCCTGGGCCCTTCTACCGATAAGGGCGATGTCCTGCGCGACCTGATCGCAAACGGCATGAACGTGGCCCGTTTCAACTTCTCCCACGGTTCCTACGAGGAGCACGGCGGCCGTCTGGCAAAGCTGAAGGCTCTGCGTGAGGAGCTGGGCAAGCCCGTTGCCGCCCTGCTGGACACCAAGGGCCCCGAGATCCGTCTGAAGGAGTTCAAGAACGGTGTGGAGATGCTGGAAGCCGGCCAGACCTTTACCCTGACCACCCGCGAGGTGGAGGGCACCAAGGAGATCTGCTCCGTCACTTACAAGGATCTGCCCCAGGACGTGCAGCCCGGCGGCACCATCATGCTGGACGACGGCCTGATCATGCTGCACATTGAGCAGGTCACCGACACCGACATCATCTGCACCGTGCTGAACAGCGGCAAGATCAAGACCAAAAAGGGTGTCAATGTGCCCGGCGTGCATCTGTCCATGCCCTACCTGAGCCAGAAGGACCGCGAGGACATCATCTTTGGAGTGCAGAACGGCTTTGACTTCATCGCTGCTTCCTTTGTGCGCACCGCGCAGGATGTGTACGACATCCGCAACCTGCTGAATGAGTACGATTCCAACATCCGCATCATTGCCAAAATCGAGAACCGCGAGGGCGTGAACAACATCGACAGCATCCTCTCCGCAGCCGATGCCGTCATGGTGGCCCGTGGTGACCTGGGCGTTGAGATCGACTTCACCGAGCTGCCCGGCATCCAGAAGGACATCATCGACCGCTCCTTCTCCTTCGGCAAGCCCATCGTCACTGCCACCCAGATGCTGGACAGCATGATGGTCAACCCCCGCCCCACCCGTGCCGAGATCTCCGACGTGGCAAATGCCATCTACGATGGCACCTCCGCCATCATGCTGTCTGGTGAGACTGCTGCCGGTGACTATCCCGTGGAGGCCCTCAAGACCATGTCCGCCATTGCAGAGCGCACCGAGAACGAGGAGCACTACCGCTCCCAGCGCCACGCCGAGATCCAGATCAGCGTCAGCGATGCAACCGCGCATGCTGCCTGCCTGACCGCCAAGGACGTGAACGCTGCCGCCATCGTCACCGTGTCCGAATCCGGCAACACCGCTCGCCTGCTGAGCAAGTACCGCCCCAAGCAGCCCATCATTGCCTGCGTTATGGACGAGCAGGTGCAGCGTCAGCTCTCCCTGAGCTGGGGCATCACTTCCCTGCTGATGGGCCCCGCCCACAGCACCGATGAGCTGATCGAGATGTCCACCGCTCTGGCCGAGAAGAACGGCTACCTGCACAACGGCGAGCTGGCCGTTGTGACCGCAGGCGTGCCCGTGGGCGTTTCCGGCACCACCAACATGATCAAGATCCACATGGTGGGCAACTGCCTGGCCACCGGTGTAGGCGTGGGCCGCGGCAAGACCGATCTGGTCTCCGCAAGCGGCAAGGCCTGCGTCTGCCGCACTCTGGAGGAGGTCAAGGCAAAGTTCCGCCCCGGCATGGTGCTGGTCGTTCCCTCCACCACCAACGAGATGCTGGGCTATGTCCGCGATGCCGCCGCTCTGGTGGTTGAGGAGCCCGGCCTGAACAGCCACGCTGCCATCGTGGGCAACTCCCTGCTCAAGCCCACCATCGTGGGTGCTGCAGGTGCCTGCAGCCACATCCGCGACGGCCTGGATATCGCTGTGGATTGTGCCCACGGCAGTGTCCAGCGCCTGCAGGCCTGA